A region from the Tachyglossus aculeatus isolate mTacAcu1 chromosome X2, mTacAcu1.pri, whole genome shotgun sequence genome encodes:
- the LRRTM2 gene encoding leucine-rich repeat transmembrane neuronal protein 2: MGLHFKWPLGARMLAALYAMSVVWKTLPASGTACPPRCRCENLLFYCDSQGFRSVPNATGQGPLGLSLRHNQVRELRGDQFAGFGHLGWLDLDHNQIAVVREDAFQGLYKLKELILSANKIAHLPNTTFSQLLNLHRLDLSSNQLSSLHPELFFGLRKLHSLHLRANALRTVPVRLFWDCRGLEFLDLSANRLRSLARNGFAGLVRLRELHLERNQLTRVNLAHFLRLTALRALFLQWNKIANLTCAVEWTWATLEQLDLTGNALRAVDPAVFAAVPNLKVLLLDHNQLGSLEPGTFGALGSLATVGLSGNLWECSPKICPLAAWLGGFRGRWEHAVLCHAPDHTQGEDILDAVYGFQLCRNGSAAATATAPAPARGPTTDSAGRMSSSGYHAGGREPPTAATAAAATPADGRFPEPDGALFTQRVITGTMALLFSFFFIIFMVFISRKCCPPALRRIRRFPGIQSHRQLRSQTRLHAAGASDQGPYDEYEPAHEGPFIIINGYGQCKCQQLPYKECEV, translated from the exons ATGG GCTTGCATTTCAAGTGGCCATTAGGGGCTCGGATGCTGGCGGCGCTGTACGCGATGAGCGTGGTCTGGAAAACGCTGCCCGCCTCGGGCACGGCGTGCCCCCCGCGCTGCCGCTGCGAGAACCTGCTCTTCTACTGCGACTCCCAGGGCTTCCGCTCGGTGCCCAACGCCACCGGCCAGGGCCCCCTGGGCCTGTCGCTGAGGCACAACCAGGTCCGGGAGCTGCGGGGGGACCAGTTCGCCGGCTTCGGCCACCTGGGCTGGCTCGACCTGGACCACAACCAGATCGCCGTGGTGAGGGAGGACGCCTTCCAGGGACTGTACAAGCTGAAGGAGCTGATTCTGAGCGCCAACAAGATCGCTCACCTGCCCAACACCACTTTCAGCCAGCTGCTCAACTTACACCGCCTGGACCTGTCGTCCAACCAGCTGTCCTCCCTGCACCCCGAGCTCTTCTTCGGCCTGCGCAAGCTGCACAGCCTCCACCTGCGCGCCAACGCCCTGCGGACCGTCCCCGTCCGCCTCTTCTGGGACTGCCGGGGCCTGGAGTTCCTGGACCTGAGCGCCAACCGGCTGCGGAGCCTGGCCCGCAACGGCTTCGCCGGGCTGGTCCGGCTGCGGGAGCTGCACCTGGAGCGCAACCAGCTGACCCGCGTCAACCTGGCCCACTTCCTCCGCCTCACGGCCCTGCGGGCGCTCTTCCTGCAGTGGAACAAGATCGCCAACCTGACCTGCGCCGTCGAGTGGACCTGGGCCACCCTGGAGCAGCTGGACCTGACGGGCAACGCCCTCCGGGCCGTCGACCCGGCCGTGTTCGCCGCCGTGCCCAACCTCAAGGTGCTCCTGCTGGACCACAACCAGCTGGGCAGCCTGGAGCCCGGCACCTTCGGGGCCCTGGGCTCCTTGGCCACCGTGGGCCTCTCGGGCAACCTGTGGGAGTGCAGCCCCAAGATATGCCCGCTGGCCGCCTGGCTGGGCGGCTTCCGGGGCCGGTGGGAGCACGCCGTGCTGTGCCACGCCCCGGACCACACCCAGGGGGAGGACATCCTGGACGCCGTCTACGGCTTCCAGCTCTGCCGGAACGGCTCCGCggccgccaccgccaccgccccggccccggcccggggccCCACCACGGACTCCGCCGGCCGGATGAGCTCGTCCGGTTACCACGCGGGGGGCCGGGAGCCCCccaccgccgccaccgccgccgccgccacccccgCCGACGGACGCTTCCCCGAGCCCGACGGCGCCCTCTTCACCCAGCGCGTCATCACGGGCACCATGGCTCTcttgttctctttcttttttatcatttttatggtCTTCATCTCCCGGAAGTGCTGCCCTCCCGCCCTGAGGAGGATCCGCCGCTTCCCCGGCATCCAGAGCCACCGGCAGCTCCGGTCCCAGACGCGGCTCCACGCGGCCGGCGCCTCGGACCAGGGCCCGTACGACGAGTACGAGCCCGCCCACGAGgggcccttcatcatcatcaacggctaCGGACAGTGCAAGTGTCAACAGCTGCCGTACAAAGAGTGTGAGGTATAA